The following proteins come from a genomic window of Malus domestica chromosome 02, GDT2T_hap1:
- the LOC103418140 gene encoding pentatricopeptide repeat-containing protein At1g08070, chloroplastic-like: MEMKLDNAVWGSLLGACRLYRRVELREYVAKHLFELEPENARSYVLLSNIYAGAGRWDDMARIRTSRLNDMGIKKVPGSTSIQVDNVVHEFLVSDKSHPLSKEIYKMLEEINRRLYTAGFVPDTSEVLYDIDEEWKEVAFSHHSEKLAIAFSLISTKAGTTIRIVKNLCVSGNCHSARKLISNIFNREIIARDGNRFDHFRDASCPCNVNWW, from the coding sequence ATGGAAATGAAGCTAGATAATGCTGTGTGGGGTTCTCTGCTTGGAGCTTGTAGACTCTACAGGCGGGTGGAGCTGCGTGAATATGTTGCCAAACATCTGTTCGAATTGGAGCCTGAAAATGCCAGGTCTTATGTTCTGCTATCAAATATCTATGCAGGAGCTGGCAGGTGGGATGATATGGCAAGAATAAGAACGTCCAGGCTGAATGACATGGGAATCAAGAAAGTTCCTGGCTCTACCTCTATTCAGGTCGATAATGTTGTTCATGAGTTTCTCGTAAGTGACAAATCGCACCCCTTAAGCAAAGAAATCTACAAGATGCTGGAAGAAATCAACAGGCGTTTGTATACGGCTGGATTTGTGCCAGATACATCGGAGGTGCTCTACGACATAGATGAGGAGTGGAAGGAAGTGGCTTTTAGTCATCACAGTGAGAAGTTGGCCATCGCTTTCAGTTTGATCAGCACGAAGGCAGGCACAACGATTCGAATCGTAAAGAATCTTTGTGTTTCTGGAAATTGCCATTCGGCTAGAAAGCTGATATCCAATATTTTTAATAGGGAGATTATTGCAAGAGATGGCAACCGTTTCGACCATTTTAGAGATGCTTCTTGTCCATGTAATGTCAATTGGTGGTAA